The nucleotide sequence AAACCTATGGGGGATCGAAAATGAAGTATATCCGCAGAGATTGGCCAGTAGTGATCAAGGACTGGCAGGCGAGTGGTCAGACCAAGGGTAAATTTTGCCGAGACCAGGGGATCGGCGTCACGCTTTTTACTCAATGGGAAAAGAAGCTTGGCAGGCGGAATGAACGATCGCATCTCAGCAGCAAGATCGTGCGAGACACGCCGAGTTTTGTAGAAGTCGTGCCCGTCGCCGAGCAACGGATTTCAGCCCGTGGGGCTCTGCTCAAAATTACGACTTCATACGGCTGTGTTCTGGAGATTCCACTATGAAGGACGTAGGATTTTTTGCAAAAATTTTTCTTGGCCGGGAGCCTGCCGACTTTCGGAAACAAGCCCACGGTCTGGCTCTGCTTGCAAGCCACGTCATGGCACTCAACCCCATGGAAGATAGGGCGTTATTTATCTTTACCAACAAGCGCCGCTCCGCAATCAAAGCCTTGTACTGGGATCAGACAGGCTACGCTCTGTGGTGGAAAACGCTTGAACGTGATTGTTATCATTGGCCCGAAATTTCGCGAGAGCAAAGCAAAATTTCCATTTCTGCGAAGGAGTTGAAATGGCTGCTGGACGGAGTCGATTTGAATAAAATAAAAACTCACGAAAAGGTTAAATTAACCTAGTTTTTTCGATACAATAGTGTAAAACGACTTCATGGAAATGAAGTCGTCTACAATTGAAAAATATAAAAGCTTGTCTCAGGCCAGTCTGCTTTCTTTGCTCGCGCAAAAAGACGATCAGATCCTTCTTTTAAACAATCGCGTTCTAACTTTACAGCATTATCTTTTCGGCCATAGCAAAGAAAAATCCTTTGCCGACCCAGCCGGTTTGCGTTTGCTGTTTAATGAAGCGGACTCGTTGGAAGATTCGGCTCCGGATGTGGCGGATGAAGACCAGGACGACAGCGAGAAAACCTCTGATAACAATAGTGGTAATAAGAAAAAGTCTCGGGGCAAGCGAAAGGCCCTTCCTGCCGACTTGCCAAGGCTGCGTGAGGAGTTTGACCTCAGTGAGCAGGAAAAGGTATGTCCAACGCACAATGTTCCCTTGACGAAAATCGGCGAAAAAACGTCGGAAAAATTAGACATAACGCCAGCCAAGATTTTTGTGATCGATCAGATTAGGATGACCTACAAATGCCCATGTTGCAGCGCTGAGGGCAATGAGCACATCGTGACCGCCAGCAAAGATCCAGAGATCATTCCGGGCAGCATCGCATCTTCAGGATTGTTGGCTACAATTGTAACGTACAAATACATGGATCATTTGCCACTGCATCGCTTGGAGCAGACTTTTAAGCGTATTGGCATCGATCTTAATCGGACTTCAATGGCGCGATGGATGATCGCTTGCTCTCGCCAAGTTCAACCTTTACTCAATCTGATGCGAGAAACTATCCTCAGCGGTGAAGTTGCCCAGTGCGACGAAACCGTAGTCCAGGTTTTGAATGAACCAGGTAGGGCCCCTGAGCAAAATAGTTATATGTGGGTCCTGGCGAGGCAGCATATTGCGCCAATTCTGTTGTATTGCTATTTTGACAATCGCGGAAAGTCTGCTGCCAATGAACTTCTTGATGGCTTCACAGGAACCCTGATGACCGATGCTCTCAAGACTTACGAGTGTGCGTCGCGTAGCAACAATTTTAAGCTGGCTGCCTGCTGGGCCCATAGTCGCCGACGTTTTTTTCTAGCTGAAAAGGCGGATCACAAGGCTCTAAAAGCGAAGCCCAAGGAAATTCTTGCTTCGACCCAAGGGTTAACTTTTATTCGACAGCTCTACAAAGTCGAAGGAGAGCTTAAGGGTATTCCGCCGGAAGAAACCCGCCAAATCCGACGTGAGCGGTCTAAGCCGATTCTCGATGAATTCAGGGCCTGGTTGGAAGAAAATGCTGGCAAGTGCCTACCAAAATCACTCTTGGGCAAGGCGATCAGTTATACGATAGATCAATGGACTAAACTGGTCCGATTTTTGGATAATGGGCTGATCCCGCTCGACAACAATTACGTAGAAGCTCACATAAGACCATTTGTGATTGGTCGCAATAACTGGACTTTTAGCGCCACCCCTGCCGGTGCCCAAGCGAGTGCCGCACTCTACAGCCTGGTCGAGACTGCCAAGGCTAATGGAATTTGCCCCCATAGCTACCTATCAACGATTTTCAAAGAGCTGCCAAAGGCCAAGACGGTTGACGATTTTGAAAGGCT is from Candidatus Paceibacterota bacterium and encodes:
- the tnpB gene encoding IS66 family insertion sequence element accessory protein TnpB (TnpB, as the term is used for proteins encoded by IS66 family insertion elements, is considered an accessory protein, since TnpC, encoded by a neighboring gene, is a DDE family transposase.), whose translation is MKDVGFFAKIFLGREPADFRKQAHGLALLASHVMALNPMEDRALFIFTNKRRSAIKALYWDQTGYALWWKTLERDCYHWPEISREQSKISISAKELKWLLDGVDLNKIKTHEKVKLT
- a CDS encoding IS66 family transposase, which gives rise to MKSSTIEKYKSLSQASLLSLLAQKDDQILLLNNRVLTLQHYLFGHSKEKSFADPAGLRLLFNEADSLEDSAPDVADEDQDDSEKTSDNNSGNKKKSRGKRKALPADLPRLREEFDLSEQEKVCPTHNVPLTKIGEKTSEKLDITPAKIFVIDQIRMTYKCPCCSAEGNEHIVTASKDPEIIPGSIASSGLLATIVTYKYMDHLPLHRLEQTFKRIGIDLNRTSMARWMIACSRQVQPLLNLMRETILSGEVAQCDETVVQVLNEPGRAPEQNSYMWVLARQHIAPILLYCYFDNRGKSAANELLDGFTGTLMTDALKTYECASRSNNFKLAACWAHSRRRFFLAEKADHKALKAKPKEILASTQGLTFIRQLYKVEGELKGIPPEETRQIRRERSKPILDEFRAWLEENAGKCLPKSLLGKAISYTIDQWTKLVRFLDNGLIPLDNNYVEAHIRPFVIGRNNWTFSATPAGAQASAALYSLVETAKANGICPHSYLSTIFKELPKAKTVDDFERLLPYNIANYFTIQPFTRPG